TTGCGATTCCATATCCCTCATAGCTCGTTCCCCCGATCGCATTCCCCTGAATACTGTCATCAAAAGAATCGATCGCATAGTCCCAACCCCCATTGCCCAAAACCGCTGCTGCCGCAGGCTGAGCCAGCATCGTGAGTAAGCAGATCGCCGGAGCGATCGCGATCACAGTTGTGCACCGAAGTAAATTCATCATGAACAGCCTCTTGAATTACAAACGTGAGTTGTCCCAAGCTGCTCAAATCCTAATCCCCAGTGGAAATATCCTCTTCCAGTGCGGGGCTGGTTGCTGCAACTCCAGCTTGCTCTACCAACGCTCGTACCGCCTGCTCCAACTCCGCCACCATCCAACTGTTACTGATCCGCTGAAACATCTGAAGCTGCATCTTAGCCAACCAGAGCACCCCTTCTTTGCCACCCTGGAACTCCCTCCAAATCCTGTTTCCCTCCAACCGAAAATTCACCAGCAGCGATCGCGCATTGTGTAACTTGTCCGCTAACTTAACCCGCTGCACTCTTGGGTCAGCCTGCCGCACCTGCTCCAGATATTGCAACTTATGTTCTTGCCAGGTCTGGCCTAGTTGTACATCTGGTTCTGTACACCCATCCACAATGTCTACTACCACTGCCCCAAACTGTCGCAAAATGTCTGCGCGTGTCGTGGCTCCACCTTGGTCTTCCACCGCATCATGGAGCAACGCCGCGATCGCTTCGTCCTCACTGCCCCCATCCTCTAATACCAAAGCAGCCACACTCAGGAGATGGGCTATATAAGGCGTACCTGTAACCTTGCGCCGCTGCTGAGCATGAAGCTGTACGGCATACACCAAGGCAGCCTCAAAGCGAGAAGTCAGGGTCGTCCGATCAAAGCTAGTCATGATACAGATGCCACTCCCGTTCTACTTCCTGGGTCATCCGTTGTCTTAAATCCCAGGGTAAGAAAACCTCAACTCGCGGTCGCCAAGCTCGCAGCCGTTGCCTCACATTCGGGTCATCTTGGCGGTATTGCGCCTGATAGTAAGCATCTTTTGGATCGCGCGATCGCCAAAGTTTCAGCAAGGCTTTTTGCGGCTGCCCCTTCAGCGTTTGCCGAATTAACACCCCGACTTCTGAATAATCCACAGACTCAAAGGTCAGATGTCGCAATGTCCCTTGGATATAGCGTTGATCCCACTCGCGGTCAAAGCGCACCAAAAGCAGTTGTGCCTCTTGGTAATAGTCAAACCCCCAAGCATCAGACATTCTTTCCTGAATGTCGTCAGACTTAGGGAGAGTCCGTTGCTTGTACTGCTGGTAGAGTTTCGTTGGGACTTGCATATCTCCCCATTCGAGAGGCGCGATCGCTAGAATTCGATCTAGACGGTAATTGCGCCAATCAATATGTCCTCGCTTGCCATCAGGAACTTGCCCAAAGGCACAGAGATAAGGCCCGCGTTGATAGTAGTAGACACAAACTGGATATACTACTACAGAAACCACTTCTGTGTGTCCTGCCCCTTGATAAGTCAACAAGACAGGCTGAACCGGAAGCTGCTGCCAGTGCACCCGCAATTGCTCTTGCCAGTGATCCACTTGATCTAACTTGTCTGGCGGAATCACATACTCCACATGCACGAAAAAACGCCGTTCTCCCTGAACTAAGGCAAAGTTATCCGCGATCGCAGCCAAATCGGGTTGAGTGAGGAACTCTAGATCATAGGCTTTTAAGTAAGACTCATGCTCCTTCGCGATCGCAGGGGCAGGGCGTACAGGCCATTCCTTCACTAGGTAGTAGTTCTGCCCACGTCGCTTTAGCCAATGGATTTTTACCAGCACTTGCAGATCTGCAAAGAGGGTTCGCCGAGTCACGGCAAACAAGCGAGTGCGATGTAAAAACTGCTCTAACCGAGGGGGCAATGCTTCATGCTGTTGCAGGGCTTGCTTAAACTGGCGCGATCGCTGCTCTAACAATTGGCGATTATCAGGATGACTCAGCCAAGCTTCCCAATCGGGTTGGGTGAGGGTGAGGCGATCGCCAAACAACCAAGCATCAGTGGTTTTGGCACAAGGACAGAGGCGATCGTGCAACTCTGGCTTCTCATCTCCCTTAGGATGCTCAGTTCTAAAGAAAGCATCACGCCAGTCTGGGTAAGTGAAAGGATTGGGTAAACTGAGGCGGATGTGATCGGGGCCATATAGTAGATGCAGCCAAACCCACAGACGTACAGCCTGAGCCAAGTTTTGTTTCAGCGAGCCGCGTGCTAACCATTGCAAGAGTGGCAGGCTAGGCGGATCACGCCAAATCAAATCAGGCATTGTAAAGTCTCCTGGGCTGAATCTCGCAAGGTGAGTGGTTTCTCTAGTATGCCCCTCTCTGGAAACGTCCTTTTCCAAAGCCTCATAAAGTGTTCTTTAGCTTAGTGCTTCCTCTATGAAACCTCTAGAACTGCAACTGATTCCGCAGCAGACCCAAACTAGTTTGGCTTACCAGCTTCTGCACATCAACATCACGACTCCAGATGGCTTGGTGGAACCACAAGACCTACAGGGGGTAAGCCTGCCAGATGGTTTCGTGGGCAGTCAAGGTGTTGTGATTGAAGGCAGAGCGCCTATTTGGGTCTATGGCTTTTTAGTTCATGCTTGTCATGCAGCGGCTTGGGTGGCCTGTTTTGACCCGCGCTTGGGTGCGGCTACTTCGCGATCGGGGGGTGCGGTTGTGGTGGAAACGCATTCACGAGTTGTCGAAGTTGGGCAAGTACTCCCAATTGATTTACCCGAATCTATCTTTCGCAAATAGCTGTCTATCGAGTCGAATTCAAAACTGGCAATGAATGCTTCCCCAATGATTCACCTCAAAACTCTTGCGGCAAACTATCAAATCCTGGAGATTACCACCATTCCTCCTAACCAGCAGATTGAACCGGAGGCGATCGCCCAGATTGAGCTACCCCCTGATTTAGACCTGACGCGAGAGGTGGTTTTATTTGGACAGATGCCAACTTGGCTCTATGGTATTTTAGTTAAGCATTGCCGTACAGCGCCTTGGATGGCTTGCTTCTCTGCACCAGAGGGAGGAGCGATCGTGGTTCATAGCCGAGTACCAGAACGAGCGATCGGGGATTTGATTTCAATCACGTTGCAGCGCCCGACTCGCCCTGCGATTTTGATTGGGGGTCCGCCAGAAAGTGGCAAGAGTATCTTTTCTAATGCTCTACGTTTAGGTTTGAATCGGCAGTGTCCTGAGCAGCAAATATTTTTGCAGCGGGCGAACTGGGATGGAGAAGGTAATTGGAGCCACGAATCCCGCGATCGCGATTTTGCCAAACGGTTGATCACAGAGCATGAGCGTCGGATTCATGAGCACGAAAATGCGGCTGAACTCATCCCAGAGTATTTTCGGTATCACACGCGGGCGACCGCGAACCTACGGCAGTTGGTTAATTTGGTATTGGTTGATGTCGGTGGCAAGGTGCAACCGGAGAAAATTCCTTTAGTGAAGCAATGCACTCACTACATCATCATTAGTAAACACTGTGAACTCATGCAGGAATGGCATGACTTGTGCCAACCTCATCTTCAACCGCTAGCCGTAATCCATAGTGTGTTGGAACCACAAGGCTTTCGGATACTAGCAACTGAGCCATGTTTAGAAATCATTGCGGGACCCTGGACCTCAGAACAGACGCTACAGGTGCCAGATGTTTTATTACAAGCAGTACAAACTCACTGTTTAGCCAATAGACCTGCTTTGAAAATAGAAGACTATGCGGGCGGTTGAGTCACAGGAGGCGGAATGAGCTGAACCTGATAGCCTAGCCGTTCCACCTGTTGTTGCAGTCTCTTCAAACGTTGTTCTTGAGAGCGTTCCCCTGTGTCGCTAGCCCGGTAATCCCGATAGGGCTGATGCTGTTTCAACATGTGATAGACCGCAATCAACAATCGATGAGCTACAGCAACAATTGCTCGTTTGTGTCCTCGTCTGGGGGCTAAACGACGATAAACGCTGGCAAAGTAGGAGGTTCTACAGCGTACCGCTGCATTCGCCATCTGCACCAGCATCCCCCGCAGCCAACGATTACTCGGTGGCGTCTTACCCGAATACTGTTTGCCCGCACTCTCGTGATTGCCTGGACAAATGCCTGCCCACTTACACAAGTGAGCTGCACTGGGAAAGCGTCCCATATCTACCCCGACTTCTGCCAATAGCAGTTCGGCACTGCGACGAGCCACTCCAGGAATGGTATCGAGAAGCGTCATCGCCTGCTGCCAAGATAACAATCGCTCCACCCCCTCAGGGCAAGAGGAATCAGAAGGTGTTGGAGGCTCACACTCCGGTGGAGGAGATTGAGACTGAATCAACTGCTCAATGCGCTCATCGAACTGTTGCAGATGAGCTTCGAGAAACTCCAGTTGTTCGAGATGAGTTTGGATCAAAAAGCGATGATGTTCTCGCACTCGACCTGTGAGTGCTTCGCTTAAGGCAGCTTGTTTGCGTCGCAATCGTCCTTTCGCATGCTCTGCTAGAGCTTCTGGGTTCTCGGTTCCCTTGACTAGCGCTTTGAGCATCGCTCTGGCAGACACACCACTAATATCAGTGACAACGGAGGCCAGTTTGAGGTTGGCCCATTCCAACACCTTCTGTAAGCGGTTGATGATACAGGCCTTGTCACGGATGAGGGTCGTGCGCTGGCGGGTTAAATCCCGTAAGTCACGCTGGGGGAGCGGTGGAATGAAACTCCCTCGCACTAATCCATAACTTAGTAGCTCAGCCAACCATTCTGCATCTTTGACATCGGTTTTACGTCCCGGAACTTGTTTGAAGTGGTGGGAGTTCACCACCCTCACCTCAAAGCTGCTTTCGAGCAAGTTGTAAACGGGTTTCCAATACTCCCCTGTGCTCTCCATTGCCACATGGGTGATGTGTTCACTCGATAACCAGTCACACAAGCTCAGCAGTTCACGGGTGGTCGTACCGTAGGTTCTCGTTTCCCGCTTCGCTTTGCCATTTTCACTCGAGGTTAGGCAGCAGACCACAACCGTCTTTTTGTGGACATCAATTCCAGCGCAGCACTCATGAGTCACTTGCATCGGCTGATCCTCCAATGGAGTTGAACTGGTTCGCCCGCCATGAAGGTAATCGATCCTGCTTTGCGTGCTACCTCAGATGCTATGAGATGCACAAGTGGTTGTGCCGTTAGCGGGCGCGGTCAGTCTCTTGCTCAGGCTTGGGGCACTAGTTCCATTCCGACCTCTGAACCAGTTTGTCAGTGTGACTTTACCACTTTCATTCGCGGTTGTGAGCAGTGGCTCATGATGTCTCTTGCAGATTAGAACTAATCACTGAGCTTGAGACTGCTCATAGTTGTACAAAGCAGCAATCAAATTGCATCGCAGCCCAAAGCGACGACGGCGATTGCGATAGCGCTCAGCTAAAATTCTAAAAATCTTCAAGCAGCGATTGACCTGCTCAATCACGACCCGATCGCGAGCTAAGGTGCGATTGTAAGCTTTGTCCTCACGGCTCAGCTGTCCGCCTCTCGGTTTCTTTTTGGGTAAGCAACTGTTGGGATGAAGTGTTTGCATCCCTTGGTAGCCCTTATCCTGCAAACTTTGTGTTTGGGGATGAAAATGAACCCCTGAGGCTTGAAACAACTTGAAATCGTGACGACGTCCCTTGCCAAAAAAGGTGCAGATGATGCGGCCTGTTGCTTGCTCAACGACCAGTTGGCATTTGAGGGTGTGTCTCTTCTTTTTGCCTGAGTAAAACCACCGCTGACGGCGCTTTGGTCGCTCAATGGGAGTTTCAGTGACATCGAGCACGACCACCTGCGGTTTGGCGAAACCCTGTAGCAGTTGTTTCTTACCAGGCAAGCGGAATCGGCCAGAGCGCATCAAGGCATCCTCAACCCAGTGCACGATGCGGCAGACACTCGCTTCGCTCACGCCCCAACTGCTGCCAATGTGGAAGTAGGTGCGAGACTCTCGCCAATACTCCAATGCCACCAGCACCCGATCCTCAATCCCTAGCTTGGGCTTAGCACCCGGTTTAGGAACAGGTCGCCACAAGGGGTGGAGGGTATTCACCATTTGGCGAAAGGTATTTCGTTGAACCCCAAAGCGACGCTTAAAGTGCTTAGGGGACAGAGTTTGCGCTATCGTGTAGTTCATCATCAGGACGCTTTTCAATGGTAATGTCCTGATTTTTCTCATTTTCAAAGCTTTAGCAACCCTCTCAAGAAGCTAATCTGCAAGAGGTCCAATCATTTATAGCATTACTCTAAGTACAGGACAAAAGCTTGCAAATGTTTACAAGGAAAGGGTTTCATGAGAACTACCACATTCAGAGCATGAAACCCTTATGCATCAGGTTACTCTACTTCGAGATGCCCTGCGTCCTCACCTCGCTTGGCAT
This region of Trichocoleus desertorum NBK24 genomic DNA includes:
- a CDS encoding HD domain-containing protein, which gives rise to MTSFDRTTLTSRFEAALVYAVQLHAQQRRKVTGTPYIAHLLSVAALVLEDGGSEDEAIAALLHDAVEDQGGATTRADILRQFGAVVVDIVDGCTEPDVQLGQTWQEHKLQYLEQVRQADPRVQRVKLADKLHNARSLLVNFRLEGNRIWREFQGGKEGVLWLAKMQLQMFQRISNSWMVAELEQAVRALVEQAGVAATSPALEEDISTGD
- a CDS encoding TIGR03985 family CRISPR-associated protein, with amino-acid sequence MPDLIWRDPPSLPLLQWLARGSLKQNLAQAVRLWVWLHLLYGPDHIRLSLPNPFTYPDWRDAFFRTEHPKGDEKPELHDRLCPCAKTTDAWLFGDRLTLTQPDWEAWLSHPDNRQLLEQRSRQFKQALQQHEALPPRLEQFLHRTRLFAVTRRTLFADLQVLVKIHWLKRRGQNYYLVKEWPVRPAPAIAKEHESYLKAYDLEFLTQPDLAAIADNFALVQGERRFFVHVEYVIPPDKLDQVDHWQEQLRVHWQQLPVQPVLLTYQGAGHTEVVSVVVYPVCVYYYQRGPYLCAFGQVPDGKRGHIDWRNYRLDRILAIAPLEWGDMQVPTKLYQQYKQRTLPKSDDIQERMSDAWGFDYYQEAQLLLVRFDREWDQRYIQGTLRHLTFESVDYSEVGVLIRQTLKGQPQKALLKLWRSRDPKDAYYQAQYRQDDPNVRQRLRAWRPRVEVFLPWDLRQRMTQEVEREWHLYHD
- the crn3 gene encoding CRISPR-associated ring nuclease Crn3/Csx3, which encodes MKPLELQLIPQQTQTSLAYQLLHINITTPDGLVEPQDLQGVSLPDGFVGSQGVVIEGRAPIWVYGFLVHACHAAAWVACFDPRLGAATSRSGGAVVVETHSRVVEVGQVLPIDLPESIFRK
- the crn3 gene encoding CRISPR-associated ring nuclease Crn3/Csx3 — translated: MNASPMIHLKTLAANYQILEITTIPPNQQIEPEAIAQIELPPDLDLTREVVLFGQMPTWLYGILVKHCRTAPWMACFSAPEGGAIVVHSRVPERAIGDLISITLQRPTRPAILIGGPPESGKSIFSNALRLGLNRQCPEQQIFLQRANWDGEGNWSHESRDRDFAKRLITEHERRIHEHENAAELIPEYFRYHTRATANLRQLVNLVLVDVGGKVQPEKIPLVKQCTHYIIISKHCELMQEWHDLCQPHLQPLAVIHSVLEPQGFRILATEPCLEIIAGPWTSEQTLQVPDVLLQAVQTHCLANRPALKIEDYAGG
- a CDS encoding IS110 family transposase — encoded protein: MQVTHECCAGIDVHKKTVVVCCLTSSENGKAKRETRTYGTTTRELLSLCDWLSSEHITHVAMESTGEYWKPVYNLLESSFEVRVVNSHHFKQVPGRKTDVKDAEWLAELLSYGLVRGSFIPPLPQRDLRDLTRQRTTLIRDKACIINRLQKVLEWANLKLASVVTDISGVSARAMLKALVKGTENPEALAEHAKGRLRRKQAALSEALTGRVREHHRFLIQTHLEQLEFLEAHLQQFDERIEQLIQSQSPPPECEPPTPSDSSCPEGVERLLSWQQAMTLLDTIPGVARRSAELLLAEVGVDMGRFPSAAHLCKWAGICPGNHESAGKQYSGKTPPSNRWLRGMLVQMANAAVRCRTSYFASVYRRLAPRRGHKRAIVAVAHRLLIAVYHMLKQHQPYRDYRASDTGERSQEQRLKRLQQQVERLGYQVQLIPPPVTQPPA
- a CDS encoding IS5 family transposase codes for the protein MNYTIAQTLSPKHFKRRFGVQRNTFRQMVNTLHPLWRPVPKPGAKPKLGIEDRVLVALEYWRESRTYFHIGSSWGVSEASVCRIVHWVEDALMRSGRFRLPGKKQLLQGFAKPQVVVLDVTETPIERPKRRQRWFYSGKKKRHTLKCQLVVEQATGRIICTFFGKGRRHDFKLFQASGVHFHPQTQSLQDKGYQGMQTLHPNSCLPKKKPRGGQLSREDKAYNRTLARDRVVIEQVNRCLKIFRILAERYRNRRRRFGLRCNLIAALYNYEQSQAQ